The nucleotide sequence TAATTTCCAGCTCAGGTGTGTATGACAGACATGGTTTTAGAAAGGCGGCAAAGACACAAAACTAGGTTTTTAGAAGGCAAACGAGTTAGATATTAATATTTGCTTATAGAGCATGGTAAATGTTTGGTTAATATTAAATAGCTGTGGTTGCTAACGTGTTTTCTTTGAGCACGTGACGGCTAACGTGTTAGCCATGAGGTTAAACTATGTTGTGTTTTAAATTGTGCTTTAAAATGGCGGCCAGGGCAAGCATCTGGTTACAGGGTCTAATGGAAGGCTCGGTGAGGAGTGAGCTAATCTACTAATGAGAGTTTAGACATGTCGAGTGAGGTTAAGTAACATCACACTCCTGTAAACCTGTTCTGCACGCGGGAACAGCTATAGGAACTGACACGAGCGAAAAACTTCAGTTAAAGTCTCTttaatctgtctatctgttaaTTAATCCGATTATCTGTCAATCAATCTGATTATCACCGGTGATCTTGTATGATCATGCAGGTTTAACAAAGTTCGTCACGCATGGATAGCAGCTGTCATCTAACTCTgctcagaataaagaaaaaactaaTGATCAGTGTTTAACTTGCTTTTAAAACTTGTTTATATTTTTCCTCCACCAGGTAGTTCAAGTGCAACAGGTCCCTTCCTGAAATTCAGCACCCAGCCATGGGCCTGCGGTCAGCTCAGAAGAAGCTCTTCCCCCTGCGGGGCATCGATGGCGTGGTGCAACTCTTTGAGTATGAGTTGGGAAACCCCGAGCCTGATCTGGCCCTGCTGTCTCTGGTGCTGGGCTTCGTTGAGCACTTCCTGGCAGTCAACCGCGTGGTGCCTGTCAACGTCCCTGGAGTGCGATTCGAACCCCTCAATGGAGACTGCCTCAACTCCTGCTTCCCTACAGTAGATCTAGGCTTAATATCAGCACTGCACGAACGCTTCACGGCTCAGATCCGCGGCGCAGTGGATCTGTCGCTGTACCGCAGGCCGGCCGCAGGTTCGAGCAGAGAACTAGTGAAGAAGGTCTCGGATGTGATCTGGAACAGCTTGAGCCGATCATACTTCAAGGACCGAGCCCACATTCAGTCTCTATTTAGTCTCATAACAGGTAAAACACCGGTGCAGTTATGTGGCAAGACACTTATTTGAGAAGCCTGTTCCGATAGAAGTCCTTTTCATTAGGGattactacttttttttttgtgagatttTAAGATTCAAGAGATAAGATTTTAAGTATTTATTCACACCAGGAATATGTATCACGGTCCAATGAACTATATACAAATAGATGCCATGAAGCAGTccacttgtaaaaaaaaaagaaagaaatagaaaagtggaaattaaaataaagtcagAGAAGCATAGTAAGGATGTCCTCTAGCAACATCACAGAAATGTTTGACCAGCTTCAAATAGTGTTGTCCTTTGCGCCATTGAGCCTGGCAGTAGTGCCTTCCAGCAAGACAACGTGTCTGAAATGCCAAGTTGCAGAAATGGATGGCTCTATCCATAACTTCAAAATAGTCTTTTTGGCAGCAGTACCTTATGAATGCTTCAGGGATATTTCTCATGGATTTCTCAACGGAAAAGTTCAGTGTTGATGTCACTgactatattttttaatttcttgaaAGACAGTAACGGTTAGTAAATGTACTAGTTATTTTGAGCAGTTTTACTAAGCAAGTAATAAGAGGTTACTGGCCTCTGTAGTAACATGTTATTTCATTCAGAAATTTCACCACTGTTTGGTTTCTGTACAGGCACAAAGTTGGACAGCTCTGGCGTGGCATTTGCAGTGGTGGCTGCGTGTCAGGTTCTTGGGCTGAAGGACGTTCACTTGGCCCTGTCTGAGGACCACGCCTGGGTGATTTTTGGCAAAGGCGGTGAAGAAACGGCTGAGGTCACGTGGCATGGCAAAGGCAATGAGGACAGGAGAGGCCAGACAGTCAGTGCTGGAGTCAATGAGAGGGTGAGACTAGTgcatttacactttatattccACTTGTATTTTTCATAGAAAAGCATAATTAATATAAGAATAAACATGAAGGCAGGCCTGTATGGTGGAGTAAAAAATGTGTAGTTGATTAAAAgacatttgtttaatatttcacaGATGACAAGGAAACATACTTGTTTGACTGCATTTTGTTATGGTGTTCATTTCTGTAGAGCTGGCTGTATTTGAAAGGATCCTACATGAAATGCAACCGTAACATGGAGGTAGCGTTCATGGTTTGCGCCATCAACCCGTCTTTAGATCTACACACAGACAGCTCTGAGCTGCTACAGCTTCAGCAGGTGAGCAAGAGGATGGAGTGTGCTGTTTCTGAGCTTCGCCTCTGTAACTACTgtagattttgttttttgtttttttttaacatctttTCCGTCCATCACAGAGGCTGCTTTGGTTACTGTATGAGCGAGGAGACTTGGACAGGTGGGTTACAAAGAGTAAGAATATATTCACCTGCAGCAGTGTTTACCTTGAGACTGACTCCTGCTCAGTGATGCAAACTGATTCTGTTTGTCTTGCAGATATCCAATGGCAATGGGCACTCTTGCTGACCTCGAAGATCAAGAACCTCTTGGCAAAGGAGACCCTCTCTCAATTCACCTCAAGGTGCCAGTGATTTGatgtgtatttctttctttcctatctGTCTTTCAGGTAAAGCAGCTACCCCTGTGACTTGTtggtgataaaaaataaaaaaaactcttaaaACATACACTTGAGATGAATGGGAATTGTTCAGGATCCTGAGTGCGTGACTCTAGGTTTGCCTGGGCTTTGACAGCATTGGAAAGCCATATCATGTTAGTTTGGCCTAAATATAGTGTTTAGCAGATTCAGTTAATGTAGCAGGTTTGGCAGCGAACACTGCAGGGTATGCTAGCACCACTACCAATCAGATACCTGCAGCTCAGACTAAAGACATATATGAAGTAAGAGGCTTCACTGCAGCATCATGCAACTTTATTGGAGGGTCTCAGTTTACATGCACATGTGTGGAGAAGAAATTTTAATCCCCTTGGTTGTtgaacagggttttttttttattatatttacatcacTAAACATGTGCTTTACATGCACTTTGTTTCAAGGCTGTGGATTCCGCCAAGAAGTACTACAACAATGAGCATATCTACCCGTTCATGTACTTGGCTGGGTACCACTACAGACACAGGAACGTGCAGGAGGCTCTGGGGGCCTGGGCCGAGGCTGCTACAGTCATACAAGAGTAAGGTTTTGATGTTTAACCTTCATTACACTTTGCTAATGACTTAGTGACTTAGTGTAATGACTACAAAAATGTGATGAGATAATTTTGTAGTAATGTCAGAGTAATGTGTTAGTAATTTATTTACAGCAGATGGCAGTGTTGATCTGTTGCTTAGTCATGACATACTTGGGCATTTTTGGGTCAGAAAGCAAATATTTGTGATTTAGTAGTCTCTTTCAGGTAGCTATCATTCTTCGGTCTCAGGTACACAGGATTGTGTAAAGATTCTCTGCTATACACCaagcacaggtttttttttttttttaatatatgctCAAAGCAAAATCACACATCCATGTTTTCTGTTGTTGTGATTAAGAGCCACAGCACTGTATGGTTTTCATTTTTCTCATGCAGATGAACCTGTGACGTCACGGTCTGCATTTATTTGCCCCAAACTTTATAATGCCTGCTGTTGCCATTCTACTGATCAGTATTGTTCTATTCAGCATAGAGAGTATGTTAGCAGTGAAGAAAAGATGGGGAGAGGATCTGCAtctgtatctttctctctgcaAGCACATGCTGCTCAGAATGAAGAACTAAAAATAGTTCTATCTGCTCTGCTTATGTGTCCCGAAGGATGTCTGCACCGGACACGCCCAAAACCCAGCCTCTTTCCTTTCCCtctcttcctgtttcctgttcctTCTGGACACAATTGGAGTGCTCACTCCCTCACTTTTCCTGATATCTATTTCTggacattttgtacattttaatgtttttgcaAACAGTTTTTGTATGTATTTCAACGCTCGCAGTTCTCAGTCCCAGCCTTGCGCCTTGGAACACGCTACCTTTCCAGAGTTTTTAAATCTAATTGTATAAGTGATCTATTTAATAATGTTGTAATTGTGATTCAAGCACACTGTGAGTTGAGTGAAATGTAACGCAGTGACAGGAGGCTTACCGGATACAGTTTGAAACCTGGTGTTGTAGTTAATAAGAGAGAAATGCATTGTTTAAGGTAAACTGAACCTTAAATGTTTCTTAAAGCTGAGTGTTTTTTATTAAGACTAGATCTCTCCAGCAAAACTCTGCAGCCACATTTATGGtcattagtcttttttttttttctccatttatcATGTGGTCTGTGGTGAAATGAGACATTAAGACCTTGAGAGTAAGAGTTCTCTGATCATGTTTTGGTTCTCAGTTACAACTACTGCCGTGAGGATGAGGAGATCTATAAGGAGTTCTTCGATATAGCGAATGATGTCATCCCTAACCTCCTCAAAGAGACTGCTCTCGAGTTTGGAGGAGAGGGCATTGAGGGAGCAGATAAGGTAATAACTCGGCTTTAAAAACTGACAAGCCAGAAACAACTAACTTTTCTCAAATGAGTGCAAACATATGTGAAACCTTTTTTGCCTCCTGTCTTCTGTTTATATTTACCTCTCCTGGTAGGAGCAACCAAGACAGGCTGCAGCCCTCTCTGCCTTACAGGACCCAGAATGCTTCGCGCACTTGTTGCGTTTCTATGATGGAATCTGTAAATGGGAAGAGGGAAGTCCCACACCTGTGCTTCACGTAGGCTGGGCCACCTTCCTGGTTCAGTCTCTGAGCCGCTTCGATGCACAGGTAAACCGATCCAGACGCTGTATTTGTATGTCAGCTGTAGGCTAAAAGCTCAGTGTTAGCTTTAAATAATTGTGTATGTAAAgtccagaaaaaaatattaaatttacaCACGCTCATATGCAGTTGAACTTACGAAGTTTATTGATCACTAAGCTCACCTCTAACAGTATAAAACTATAcggctctggaaaaaaaaataagtgaccactgcccaatctccagatttgaaccctattgaaaacctctggaatgtcatcaggaggaagatggatggtcacaaaccatcaagtaaaactgagctgtttgcttttttgtaaaaagagtggtataaagttccccaacagcaatgtgaaaaactggtggagagcatggagccaaaacgcatgcagatcagggttattccaccaaatactgatttcttaatgttatttacccAAAGCATTaatacaatttgtttacaaattatttgcattttgttttatttgagttattaaagctctgcagatactgtatgatcttgggttattttgatgtgttgtcatttcctttaaatatacactataaataacaatagttatactgaactatataaatagaatataaatagaaatattgtcagcagttaaaaaaaaaaatgaaacaaaactgttcatctcaccaatacatgaacctgtaagaaaaaacataagaaactgattattttgcagtggtctcttattattattttttttccccagagtatgtatatataatttgaGTGTATATAAGGGAATTCCACAGAACGTAATAATGGAATCAATCCCCTGTCAGGCTTCTTGAACAGCCACACTTTAGGAAAAAGTAACCCAAAGTTCATACTAAGAAAAACTAGGTTATAGGTAGTACTCTTTGTACATGCAAATAAGAAAGTTATGCCGAAAGCAGATCGCTGtgtaaacacaacacatttcCATAATAGAACAGAAGGACACGTTGTACCAATCAGTTCCTTTAACAAGTCAGTTTTGCCTtcattcataattcataatttGTAAATTTGAAATGAGTAATTTCCTACATGTGGAAATTTTAAAGCTGGCAAGTGAGCTCAGAGcaactgtaaatatatatatattttttactgttAGTATTATATAGTTCAGATTAagcccccccccctccccccaatGTAAAAAGTTAGCACTCTTAATTCttagattgattttttttaattttttttttttatgctacgGTTTACCACATTGTCTTAGTGTGACACAAAAGATACTGTTTCACAATTTTGCACTCCTGTGAGAGGGATCTACTCCATTTCTTCATTAAATCTTCTTTCTCTCAGATAAGACAGAAAGTGACAATCATCACCAAAGAATCAGAGCCGCAAGACGATGACGACCAAGCCAGTGACGACCCCCGCGAAGGCCGGAGGAGAGGCCCACGACGTGAGTCCAAAGCCGAGGAATCTGCAGGACCTTCTCCACCAGCTGCCTCTGCGACTCCGCCCTCCCAGCCTGGCCAGCCCAAAAAAGTGGGCGGAGAAGGAGGCCGGCGCCGTTCTTCAGCCGGAGGACGAGGGAAAGAGACGGACGGGAAGAACGATACATCTTCTCCAAACAGTCCTGTTCCTTCCCCTACCCAAGCAGTCGCAGCCTCTGGTGGTCCCGTGGTGACGTTCCACAGTGAGAAGATGAAGGGCATGAAGGAGCTGCTCTCAGCAGCCAAGATCAACTCGAGCGCTATTAAGCTGCAACTCACTGCCCAGTCACAAGTTCAGATGAAGAGGCAGAAACCCACTCCCTCCGGTGACTACAGCCTGTCCTTCATGAAGCGCCCTCGCAAGACTCTCTAGAATGCTCCTTATAAGATTGTTTTCCTTTTCTGGCTTACTGTCACCTTCAGTAAAACCTGGGTGCCTGCAATACTGTAGGAAGCAGTATTTTTCAAGTTGATGGTGAAAACTCTCAGCTCACTGAATGGTCTTTCATGTACCAGCACTGACTGTTAATATGATCCAATAGAAGGATTCCCCAATTCCAGCCCTCAAGAGCCACAGCActgtataattttcatttttccatGCTCCTACTAGAGCAGCACAATATGAACAGACTTTTGCTACACACTGGGATTGTGAGATACCttgcaaaaatattaaaacaagcaGATGAACCCGTGACGTCACGGTCTGCATTTATTTACCCCAAACTTAACCAAATCACAGCAGTAACACAATTGTTTAAAACGTCCAAACTTATTTAGAACAACTGCAATTaatcaaaaatacaaaacataatACGAAAAGGTGATCGTTTAGAGCCATTACATTACCAGAACTATATATAGTAGAAAATACTACACAGTCTTAGCTAAAAATCTGTGTTCTGCAAATTATTATGTCTAAAAAGCAGCAACACTGACCTTTCTTTGGACTGGAATTAGAGAATTTGGCTATATACTAAGACTTAATTAAatctttctgtatttttatatttacttttgttGTAATCGCATAATATCAATTTAAATTGAAAACATTGTGCCAAAGTTAGTAGTGTTTAAGAGCTAtatacaccccccaccccccaaattGTGATACTTTTGTAAGGTTTCTTAGATATTATGTCCTCTGTAGTCACATTTGGGCTACAAGCTAGACATGCAGGTGTTTAGCATTGCCCAACCTTCATTTTACCTCGTCATATTAGTGCTACGTAAAATGTTCAATTTTACGCATGTTCTTTACTTATAATGTCAAGGTAAATGCTTTTTGAAAACTGCTGCTCTGTATGAAactatttttataataaagaagtctcaaaaaaaatgtaacaatcttttttttttaatcaaaatacaCCTTTCTTTAGTTGCTCAACTACAGatgattatacactgatcagccataacattatgaccagtgacaggtgaagtgaataacactgatgatcatctcatcatggcacctgttagtgggtgggatatattaggcagcaagtgaacattttgtcctcaaagttgatgtgttagaagcaggaaaaatgggcaagagtaaggatttgagcgagtttgacaagggccaaattgtgatggctagacgactggatcagactggatctccaaaactgcagctcttgtggggtgttcctggtctgcagtggtcagtgtatatactgtaagaaaggttacaggacttaaaggatctgctgcttggtgccagataccacagcacaccttcaggaatctagtgGAGCCCATGcctggacaggtcagggctgtttgggcagcaaatgggagaccaacacaatattaggcaggtggttataatgttatgcctgatctgtggtATATCATTTATTATAGAAGAGGCAGAAATGACATTTTAACAAGACATTTATTGTGTTAGGTTTTACTGCAGTGCTGAAATGATTTATGCACCAGGGTTTTTAGTCTTCAGCAAAATTTACAGCCCATTTACATCTCAAAAACCATGCAAAACACGGTTGTTAGTCATCTGTCATTTATTTGACAAAAACTGTAGCTGTTAAGTAGTGACATCTATAAATCAAAAGATCAAAAATTAGAAAACAATTCATAAACTATTCACTATTTCCTAAAATATGGTTAATCTTCATCGCTCAAAATTTTAAGAAATATCAGCTATAGTTACACCTCAGTGGTATGTTTCTCGCCTACCAcgtggaaggcccgggttcgattcccagccactggatACAGTGCcggtccactgtggtgacccctcacacactttgagagcagccgaaagatcaacaacaacaatcagcTGTAGTTACACCACTATTCTACTGACATGTTTAACAAAATAACCAAGGCACTTCAACAAAACTTTTATCTTGTGGAAAACAGTGATCAAAATTAGAGAAAAGTAAACGTAGCACGAAAtaacattacaaataaaatctttgAGGGCTACAGCTTTCAAGAATGAGTATGAAGTGTAGAGGCCCTTGCTGTGAACGACTTCAGCACATCTGTGGCCACAAGGACATCATTGGTTTCTCCCACTCTCGCACATCATGGTCCACGCTTCTTCTGGTTTCTCTAGTGGGTTTCTTAGCAATAAATTATCTCCAAGGATTTTCCAAAGATTTTAAGGTCCAGATCAGGACTTTGGGCTGgccatttcattatttcaatgTTCTTATCTTCAGAGAACTGCTTTCCTAGTTACAAGGAACTTAATCACACAAAAATGATGTAGCAAATTCCTGCCCTCTTTTAATTCGTAACTTAGTTACTGGatctagcattttttttttcttttagcttCACTACAGCACAGTTAGCATCCTATGTTAAGCAGAAATAGCAGCTGCAATGATatatagtaaataataataataataattaactgaTAAAATCAATTTTGAAAAAGcagacaacaataataataataataataataataataataataataataagaagaagaagaagaagaagaagaagaaccagGAAAACAATTATCCGTTAAAACATTTAGTGCAAGTATATTCTGTCTGTTTTCTGAATCAGTAAAGTACAACACAGGTCATCCTTGACCATTATTACACGATTTAACCCTTTTATTATAAGAAATAAACAgctaactaaaaaaaacaaaccctgcaATAACTCtgactttaaaaaataactCAGTGTGGTTGggatttaagataaaaaaaaaccctttgagAACCACTAAAttacttaatttaatttaatttaatttaatgtatttttaatgtaatttatttttaatgttaaattaaattaaattaaatctctTGCATGTCCTTCAAAAAGCGACTGCACATGTACATCCGCACATTTATTTtcgtttaataataattaatgtaaataaattgtaaaacaGATATGCATGTTCTTGTACGTTCTAGGGGGATACTAACTTTTGCACTTTCCTATGACTGCACTGACTGTGTTatgacgctgtgtgtgtgtgtgtgtgtgtgtgtgtgtgtgtaggctctcTGCTTCACACTGCGCACTGACACCTCTTCATTCTCAGCTACAGAGACACACCGTGGGTCTACAGACACAACGTCCTCTGACTAAAAAGTAGCTCGCGTTATTTCTGCCTTTCCTTCTGCATAGCGCTTTTGACTGGACTTTCCTTGTGGCCACAGAGCGTCTTGGATGCAGCTGTGGGATTTAATCGCTGTCATGTCCATTGACTGAACTGAAGAGTCTAATCGCATTACGCTGCTATCATGGATACTATCGGAGTTTCATTTCTAGACCCGCTGGAGGACTATGAGATCATTCAGAGGATCGGCAGTGGCACATACGGTGATGTGTTTAAGGTGAGAGACACACCGCGGATCAGGAGCCAGGAATATTTGAACCTGCCCAAACATGGGAATGGAAACTACATGGCGTGAAACTCTGTTTTTGTTCCTCCATACTTTTCATGGAGCGCAGAGATGCTTGAGGTTACATAGTGACTCATTTAACCAAACTCAccttttctcatttatttcttatttcccTTCTTCATTCTTAGTGTTAATAGTACTTAAAACTTTGTTTGTATACTtaatgattctctctctctctctctctctctctctgtctgtctgtttgtctgtctctatctctttctctctgtctgtctgtctgtctgtctgtctctctctctctctctctctctctctctctgtctgtctgtttgtctgtctctatctctttctctctgtctgtctgtctctctctctctctctctctctgcctgtctgtctgtctctctctctctctctctctctctctctgtctgtctctctctctctgtctgtctctctttccatctctctctctgtctgtctgtctgtctgtctgtctgtctgtctctctctctctctctctctctctgtctgtctgtcactagTCAGCTCTTACTGCTGGCTGACTAAACAAGTCATTTTAAGTAATTCTGACTAACCACTGATAAGGACACGAACATTTAGACCCTCACAGAATGATTCTGTGCAGATAAAATACCCTTACATTAGTCACAATGTGTGAGGCATGCAGGTGTGGCTTCGACATTCCATGAGTGATTTCTTGTCATGCCTTACTGTTTTGgattgaaaaaaaagagagagagcgcgagaacACGTGTCTGTGAAAGTACCCAAACTGTCACAGTTATGCACAGCCTCTGCTATAATATAGTGGGCGAGCCAAGAACTCTTTGGTATTTCTTACAATAGACAAAGAAGCCTTTTCACACTCTATTCCATATCTTAAATGCCTCTTCAAAATGAAGAGAAAATCCTTCAAGATTAGGAATACTCAGCAGTTTTCAAGCTGTAGTTTGGAGAAGTTGACTAACGGTCATTGCCAGGTGCAGTTTGGACTGGCAAAGGATTGAAAGTCAAGACTACTTTTGGATTGCTGATCAAATAAGGGCCTACTTCCTGGCCAAGCCATTGTCCTAAGCTACATTATTTCAGGTTTTGCTGTAAGACCATTATGGGCCACTTCACTGTCACTTACACCAGAGCAGGAAGTCCAGTGCTATGGCAGGAAAAACAACAGGAAGACAGCTCAGCTTAGTTCCAGGTTTTGTCCAGGGATGCTTGTTTTGCTGTGTTCATCagtgacagaaagaaaacagCGTAGCCATTTTTTGTTAATAGACACGTACATTTATGGTTATGTCGTACTAAGCTACATAAACAAGTGGATAAGGGAAACAAATTCCTGCATTCCAGTTagcttccttcctttttcataCACTAGGAGATGTATTAAATTCAAATTGGTTAAAGTTTAAAATCTAGGATGTCCGTAATTCCATCAGCATCATTTCTATATATTTAAGATCCCCTCTTCATTAGGGTTCTGTTATGTTTTGTGAATACCACGCCATATTCATAAGGAGGTAAAACACTTCTGTGTGCTAATGTAGCATGGAGTAAAATGGATTAAAACACCAAAGTCAGCGCtttgtgtgttggaggtgtgtgcaGCCAGGCTTGTTCAGGCCGCATGAAATACGGGCGCAACTCGAAAATAAACCTCCAGGCAGAATAAAGACTTAACCCCTGGTATATCTGTTGAAGGTGCATTTGCCTCTTATAATGGTGGCACAGTAGTAGTTAGAACTTGGGTGGAAACCTTCCTGATGGTGTGTTGTAAAAGCgaatgtaaatgttaattgtATGATTGTGTTTTTAAAGATACAGTTATGACAATGAAGgcagagatttattttttttggctataTTTTTCACGCTGCTTCACCCACAAATACAGCTGGAAGATTTTAATGGTAAATAGAAAACCTCTAGGATATTGAATAGTGGATTTTAAGGAGATAGGAGCAGTCTGAATTACTCTATCCACAGAAATAATTCATCATAGTTTAATGAATGACCAGTATTATCCAGTCACACACGTTTGGactaaagcaataaaaaaaaaaggaatgaaatgTAATATCTAGCAGGAAAGCATTGAGACTTGTATGTGGATAACTTTATATATTATGAATCAAAAGCTAAGCAATGAGGTAGCTTAGGTGGAATTCCTTTAGACATATTGGGATATCTGAATAATTTTAATAGaataattttgaaaaaataataacaaaaacccAGATTCACGAAAAACTTTCATAGCACACGAGAATTATAGTTAcaaattattagaattattaatGACAAATTCCTTGCCTTCAGACTTAGAtaaatgtatgttgttttttataatgtgtttaataaGTGTAAAGATCTGGACAAACACCATAACTACAAATACCTGGGCCCCAAAAGTTCCTCAAACGTTGCTTTCACCTCCACGTTTCTCAGCAGGAATAGTAGCTAACATAATCACATTCACCATGATAATGTTGTTTATAAAATTCGGAAGTAAGATGGTGTACTCAGTGCTACTGTATGCATTCGCCATGCTGTGACACTGGGAGATTATTTGAAAGATAGAATAGCTGGctctgctttttttattttcactgtaTGATAAAGTGTTCTGTGAGCACGAAGTGTTGGAGTAATGATGAGCACCGAAAACATATGAATTctgagttttattttcttctagGCAAGGAACATCAAGACCTCAAAAATGGCTGCTATTAAAATTGTTAAGCTGGATCCGGGTAGGTATATAATGTCACTGTAACACCCCATGCTTTGATTTATTGAGGTCTATATCCAGTCTTTTTAACCTCATAATATCAGCCATGCAGTTATTTCTGCTTTGTTATTTATGGCCATGCTGCTactttgtttagtttttgtttgaCCTATATACACTTAAGCAATTTACTTGTGCCAAGACCATTGTAGGATACATTGTTTTAGAGCTTTCAGTATCTCCTTTCATAACAAGTTTTATTAGGCAAGGAGTGAAATTACAGCACTGTAATATAACACGTTGTGGTCCTTTCAGGAGATGACATCACATCTATTCAGCAGGAGATCACTACAATGAAGGAGTGCAAGCATAAGAATATTGTGGCCTATTATGGCAGCTACCACAGGTAGAGTTATGCAGGCCTGATGCTTCTGGTGTTCTCCAGCAGATGTCTGGACTCTGGCAATAAACACATTATTCACATAGACAGCAGAGTATTCTCTGCTCAAATCCACACACTTAAAATAGTCACATAGGCAGGAGCTGACTTCAACATTTTGTCAGCACAGGTTTAAACAGCAACGTAATTGAGATCTTCCCACATTAATGACCACTCCACattcttgttgtgtgtgtgttt is from Hemibagrus wyckioides isolate EC202008001 linkage group LG07, SWU_Hwy_1.0, whole genome shotgun sequence and encodes:
- the men1 gene encoding menin; protein product: MGLRSAQKKLFPLRGIDGVVQLFEYELGNPEPDLALLSLVLGFVEHFLAVNRVVPVNVPGVRFEPLNGDCLNSCFPTVDLGLISALHERFTAQIRGAVDLSLYRRPAAGSSRELVKKVSDVIWNSLSRSYFKDRAHIQSLFSLITGTKLDSSGVAFAVVAACQVLGLKDVHLALSEDHAWVIFGKGGEETAEVTWHGKGNEDRRGQTVSAGVNERSWLYLKGSYMKCNRNMEVAFMVCAINPSLDLHTDSSELLQLQQRLLWLLYERGDLDRYPMAMGTLADLEDQEPLGKGDPLSIHLKAVDSAKKYYNNEHIYPFMYLAGYHYRHRNVQEALGAWAEAATVIQDYNYCREDEEIYKEFFDIANDVIPNLLKETALEFGGEGIEGADKEQPRQAAALSALQDPECFAHLLRFYDGICKWEEGSPTPVLHVGWATFLVQSLSRFDAQIRQKVTIITKESEPQDDDDQASDDPREGRRRGPRRESKAEESAGPSPPAASATPPSQPGQPKKVGGEGGRRRSSAGGRGKETDGKNDTSSPNSPVPSPTQAVAASGGPVVTFHSEKMKGMKELLSAAKINSSAIKLQLTAQSQVQMKRQKPTPSGDYSLSFMKRPRKTL